GAACAGGATCGCGTCCCGGGTCTTCAGGTCCTCCAGCACGGATTCCGGTAGGGTCTCGCCGGTCTCGAGCCAGTGCTGGGCGCCCAGTGCGTAGTGCGTGGGCGAGACCTGAACGCCGTCACGTTCGACGGCGGCGGTGAGCACGGCGAGCGCCTCAGCGGTGACTTCGGGTCCGATGCCGTCGCCGGGGATGACTGCCAGATCAATGGTGCTCGTGCTCATGTTTCCACAGTGCCAGAGCATCCAGAATATGGTCAACGCGTCTCACATTGTGAAACGGACCTCTCCTGGGGCGGGTGCGCGCCGATTTCCGACCCAGGGTTGAGGACCCTGCCGGGGTGGTGGCATAAGGTCGGGAACGATGGAATTCTGGCAGCGCATCACCCATTGGACCCACCGGCACCACTTCATCGTGGACGTGATCGTGGCGGTCCTCGTCATCCTCGGCGTGGAGTCCATCTACCTGCTGTCGACGGTCACCTCACCGGACCCGGGCGATCCGATGTACACGAGCAGGATCTGGGGCGCCATCCTGAGCCTCCCCATGCTCGCGACCCTCGCCTGGCGCCGGACCCGGCCGCGGATCGCGATGTGGACCCTCGCGGTGCTCTGTCTCGCGAGCCTGGGGATCGAGTACGACCTGGCGGGCGGCATCCTCGCCGTCCCCTTCATCATCTACGCCGCGGCGGCGTACGGCCGACGCTGGGACGGCCGCTTCGCCCTGATCCTCGGCCTGCTCGGCGGTGTCCTGCTCCCCGCCAAGATCCTCGCGCAGAATGTGAACGACTTCTCCCGGGGCGAGATCTTCGGCGTCGCGATGGCCGCCGTCACCCTGTGGCTCGTGGTCCTCTTCTGCTGGACGCTCGGCGCCCTCACCCGGGCACGCCGCATCAGGATCCAGGCCCTGGAGGACCGAGCCCGGCGGCTGGAGATCGAGAACCAGCAGGAACGCGCCCTGGCCGCCGCGGACGAGCGGGCGCACATCGCTCGGGAGATGCACGACATCGTGGCCCACTCCCTCTCGGTCATCATCACCCAGGCCGACGGCGGCCGGTACGCCGCGGTTGCCGATCCGGAGATGGGGCGCAAGGTGCTGGAGACGATCGCTCAGACCGGCCGCTCCTCACTCGCCGAGATGCGCAGGCTCCTCGGAGTACTG
The nucleotide sequence above comes from Arthrobacter woluwensis. Encoded proteins:
- a CDS encoding sensor histidine kinase — its product is MEFWQRITHWTHRHHFIVDVIVAVLVILGVESIYLLSTVTSPDPGDPMYTSRIWGAILSLPMLATLAWRRTRPRIAMWTLAVLCLASLGIEYDLAGGILAVPFIIYAAAAYGRRWDGRFALILGLLGGVLLPAKILAQNVNDFSRGEIFGVAMAAVTLWLVVLFCWTLGALTRARRIRIQALEDRARRLEIENQQERALAAADERAHIAREMHDIVAHSLSVIITQADGGRYAAVADPEMGRKVLETIAQTGRSSLAEMRRLLGVLRQEEDTEYRPQPGLEDIPHLVTDMRASGLVVALQEEGAPRSALPAGAGLTAYRLVQEALTNCLKHAGPAASVDTTLRWSGKGLHLTVKDDGRGAAADPPSAGGGNGLRGMAERVALYDGKVTAGPAPGGGFTVEALIPYSEA